In Melanotaenia boesemani isolate fMelBoe1 chromosome 16, fMelBoe1.pri, whole genome shotgun sequence, the following proteins share a genomic window:
- the LOC121655761 gene encoding uncharacterized protein LOC121655761 isoform X1 — MKSSAKEAQDTDGPEALPLTQEEQWHKRTTQKRKSRYYSAPPTRKKVKLSAPQQTKGCCPPWGGEGTIGDQTIKLTNTCTVDNLLYTIHLAIKRRSGIESDLQKHSHVDPWIATLLQVHDHFNKKEWGQGKLLWLNQIGRFKGQLWNAFGTEEDMVTYRLGFLLNTELAGKCQSPDCPVVKRISGSIDIFCEDFGDFQAKIDKWASESIKSLPCKSGPNPCTENQATQQRTFVHGLPCLLLVTVVHRGFAAKKLLPTDLPELISILGGKYEPVAITYHLGTANHFVAFHRLGLQKNWHFYDGLKEMKKPGSGDVPITNTNMLKKLGKKPHVGHVLMVRDKAAESVDQRQKKNAELVKFIVEDRGAEDRLRAIVSGDERSHYSFEERWVPIIFDDDAQLDKVVSYLSSFLAGCKHLSPEVCSMIARDRIKFILHVLLSEATLQALIEKRSMTQTEAVAEVDQGQMEERLEYTQSLFLKRAYNKIVILIGLIIC; from the exons ATGAAATCAAGTGCTAAAGAAGCACAGGACACTGATGGCCCAGAGGCCCTTCCGCTGACACAAGAGGAGCAATGGCACAAGCGCACAACCCAAAAGAGAAAATCCAGGTACTACAGTGCCCCACCTACAAGAAAGAAAGTTAAACTGTCTGcaccacaacaaacaaaaggatGCTGTCCAccgtggggaggggaggggaccATTGGCGATCAAACAATCAAGTTAACAAACACATGTACAGTTGACAACCTCCTGTACACAATCCACTTGGCAATTAAAAGACGATCCGGCATAGAAAGTGACTTACAGAAACATTCACATGTTGACCCATGGATAGCAACCTTACTGCAGGTGCATGACCATTTCAACAAAAAGGAATGGGGCCAAGGAAAGTTACTGTGGCTGAACCAGATTGGAAGGTTCAAAGGGCAACTGTGGAATGCCTTCGGTACAGAGGAGGACATGGTTACTTACAGACTGGgattccttctaaacacagagctTGCTGGAAAGTGTCAAAGTCCAGACTGCCCTGTTGTAAAAAGGATCTCAGGCTCCATTGACATATT TTGTGAGGATTTTGGTGACTTTCAGGCTAAAATAGACAAGTGGGCCAGTGAAAGTATCAAATCTCTGCCATGTAAAAG TGGCCCAAATCCATGCACTGAAAACCAAGCAACACAGCAACGCACCTTTGTGCATGGACTGCCATGTCTTTTATTGGTTACAGTTGTGCACAGAGGCTTTGCTGCAAAGAAGCTGCTTCCTACAGACTTGCCAGAACTCATTTCAATCCTTGGTGGAAA GTATGAACCAGTTGCCATCACCTATCACCTGGGGACTGCAAACCACTTTGTGGCTTTCCACAGGCTGGGCCTACAAAAAAACTGGCACTTTTATGATGGcctaaaagaaatgaagaaaccaGGAAGTGGGGATGTGCccattacaaacacaaacatgctgaAAAAACTTGGGAAAAAACCACATGTTGGCCACGTGCTCATGGTCAGG gACAAAGCAGCTGAAAGTGTCGACcaaaggcaaaagaaaaatgcagaacTGGTAAAATTCATTGTGGAAGACAGAGGTGCTGAGGACAGGTTAAGG GCCATTGTGTCTGGTGATGAGAGGTCTCATTATTCGTTTGAGGAAAGGTGGGTTCCTATCATCTTTGATGATGATGCACAGCTTGACAAAGTTGTTTCATACTTGTCAAGCTTTCTTGCTGGCTGTAAACACCTGTCTCCTGAAGTGTGCTCCATGATCGCCAGGGATAGGATTAAATTCATCCTGCATGTGCTGCTTTCAGAG GCAACACTACAGGCTCTGATAGAAAAAAGGAGCATGACACAGACTGAGGCTGTGGCAGAAGTTGACCAGGGGCAGATGGAGGAAAGGTTAGAGTACACACAGTCACTATTTCTGAAAAGAGCATACAATAAGATAGTAATATTAATAGGGTTGATAATTTGTTGA
- the LOC121655761 gene encoding uncharacterized protein LOC121655761 isoform X2 has protein sequence MKSSAKEAQDTDGPEALPLTQEEQWHKRTTQKRKSRYYSAPPTRKKVKLSAPQQTKGCCPPWGGEGTIGDQTIKLTNTCTVDNLLYTIHLAIKRRSGIESDLQKHSHVDPWIATLLQVHDHFNKKEWGQGKLLWLNQIGRFKGQLWNAFGTEEDMVTYRLGFLLNTELAGKCQSPDCPVVKRISGSIDIFCEDFGDFQAKIDKWASESIKSLPCKSGPNPCTENQATQQRTFVHGLPCLLLVTVVHRGFAAKKLLPTDLPELISILGGKYEPVAITYHLGTANHFVAFHRLGLQKNWHFYDGLKEMKKPGSGDVPITNTNMLKKLGKKPHVGHVLMVRDKAAESVDQRQKKNAELVKFIVEDRGAEDRLRAIVSGDERSHYSFEERWVPIIFDDDAQLDKVVSYLSSFLAGCKHLSPEVCSMIARDRIKFILHVLLSEATLQALIEKRSMTQTEAVAEVDQGQMEESERQALLMQIKIEMEKRGLP, from the exons ATGAAATCAAGTGCTAAAGAAGCACAGGACACTGATGGCCCAGAGGCCCTTCCGCTGACACAAGAGGAGCAATGGCACAAGCGCACAACCCAAAAGAGAAAATCCAGGTACTACAGTGCCCCACCTACAAGAAAGAAAGTTAAACTGTCTGcaccacaacaaacaaaaggatGCTGTCCAccgtggggaggggaggggaccATTGGCGATCAAACAATCAAGTTAACAAACACATGTACAGTTGACAACCTCCTGTACACAATCCACTTGGCAATTAAAAGACGATCCGGCATAGAAAGTGACTTACAGAAACATTCACATGTTGACCCATGGATAGCAACCTTACTGCAGGTGCATGACCATTTCAACAAAAAGGAATGGGGCCAAGGAAAGTTACTGTGGCTGAACCAGATTGGAAGGTTCAAAGGGCAACTGTGGAATGCCTTCGGTACAGAGGAGGACATGGTTACTTACAGACTGGgattccttctaaacacagagctTGCTGGAAAGTGTCAAAGTCCAGACTGCCCTGTTGTAAAAAGGATCTCAGGCTCCATTGACATATT TTGTGAGGATTTTGGTGACTTTCAGGCTAAAATAGACAAGTGGGCCAGTGAAAGTATCAAATCTCTGCCATGTAAAAG TGGCCCAAATCCATGCACTGAAAACCAAGCAACACAGCAACGCACCTTTGTGCATGGACTGCCATGTCTTTTATTGGTTACAGTTGTGCACAGAGGCTTTGCTGCAAAGAAGCTGCTTCCTACAGACTTGCCAGAACTCATTTCAATCCTTGGTGGAAA GTATGAACCAGTTGCCATCACCTATCACCTGGGGACTGCAAACCACTTTGTGGCTTTCCACAGGCTGGGCCTACAAAAAAACTGGCACTTTTATGATGGcctaaaagaaatgaagaaaccaGGAAGTGGGGATGTGCccattacaaacacaaacatgctgaAAAAACTTGGGAAAAAACCACATGTTGGCCACGTGCTCATGGTCAGG gACAAAGCAGCTGAAAGTGTCGACcaaaggcaaaagaaaaatgcagaacTGGTAAAATTCATTGTGGAAGACAGAGGTGCTGAGGACAGGTTAAGG GCCATTGTGTCTGGTGATGAGAGGTCTCATTATTCGTTTGAGGAAAGGTGGGTTCCTATCATCTTTGATGATGATGCACAGCTTGACAAAGTTGTTTCATACTTGTCAAGCTTTCTTGCTGGCTGTAAACACCTGTCTCCTGAAGTGTGCTCCATGATCGCCAGGGATAGGATTAAATTCATCCTGCATGTGCTGCTTTCAGAG GCAACACTACAGGCTCTGATAGAAAAAAGGAGCATGACACAGACTGAGGCTGTGGCAGAAGTTGACCAGGGGCAGATGGAGGAAAG TGAGAGGCAAGCCCTACTCATgcaaataaagatagaaatggAGAAGCGGGGCcttccttaa